Proteins encoded in a region of the Inquilinus sp. KBS0705 genome:
- a CDS encoding UDP-N-acetylmuramate--L-alanine ligase encodes MELKSVQRVYLVGIGGIGMSGLARYFHHLGCVVCGYDKTHTALTDELHNEGIPVVFEDRQDWIPLSFQQPCDGTLIIYTPAIPKDSVILNYFQKRDFEMQKRSQVLGLISRGMFTIAVAGTHGKTTTSGMIAHILKDSGKDCSAFLGGISSNYQTNVLYGKNDIVVVEADEYDRSFLTLNPDIAIITSMDADHLDIYGDHSQLEESFRLFASQIKPGGVLIYHKGLPLGDGFTYAMNQEAGAMATNVRIEDGSFYFDFNDGSTSIPNIRMGIAGLHNIENATAAIEAALHVEVPAEAIREALGSFKGIKRRFEYIVRTKEHIYIDDYAHHPEELRAAITSVRKLYPAKKLTVIFQPHLFTRTRDFVDGFAEVLDMADELLLLDIYPARELPIEGVDSNMILSRMQLANKRIVGKDESIQIIKNERPELLLTVGAGDIDTLVKPLKQALEYV; translated from the coding sequence ATGGAATTAAAAAGCGTACAACGGGTTTATTTGGTAGGCATAGGGGGCATAGGCATGAGCGGCCTTGCACGCTATTTCCACCATTTAGGTTGCGTTGTATGTGGCTATGATAAAACCCATACTGCCTTAACAGACGAGTTGCATAACGAGGGCATCCCGGTAGTTTTTGAAGATAGGCAAGATTGGATACCGCTAAGTTTTCAGCAACCATGCGACGGTACGTTGATCATTTACACGCCGGCTATTCCTAAGGACTCGGTAATATTAAACTATTTCCAAAAGCGTGACTTCGAAATGCAAAAGCGCTCGCAGGTTTTAGGGCTTATCAGCAGGGGCATGTTTACTATAGCCGTTGCCGGTACACATGGTAAAACCACTACATCGGGTATGATAGCGCATATCCTTAAAGATTCGGGTAAAGATTGCTCGGCATTTTTAGGTGGTATATCATCCAACTATCAAACCAACGTGCTGTATGGTAAAAATGATATTGTAGTGGTTGAGGCTGACGAATACGATCGTTCGTTTTTAACCCTGAACCCTGATATCGCTATCATTACATCGATGGATGCCGACCACCTGGACATATATGGCGACCATTCGCAGTTAGAAGAGTCGTTCCGCCTGTTTGCGTCGCAAATTAAGCCGGGCGGGGTACTTATCTACCATAAAGGTTTACCATTGGGCGATGGCTTTACTTACGCCATGAACCAGGAAGCTGGCGCTATGGCAACAAATGTGCGTATAGAGGATGGCAGCTTTTATTTTGATTTTAATGATGGCAGTACTAGTATACCTAACATACGTATGGGTATTGCCGGCCTTCACAATATAGAGAATGCTACTGCAGCCATTGAGGCGGCCTTGCACGTAGAAGTGCCTGCCGAGGCTATACGCGAAGCATTAGGCTCGTTTAAAGGGATTAAACGCAGGTTTGAATACATCGTGAGGACTAAGGAACATATTTATATTGATGACTACGCGCATCACCCCGAAGAATTGCGGGCGGCGATAACATCTGTAAGGAAGCTGTATCCGGCTAAAAAACTGACAGTAATATTTCAGCCGCATTTGTTTACCCGTACACGCGATTTTGTGGACGGATTTGCCGAGGTATTGGACATGGCCGATGAGCTGCTGCTGCTGGATATTTACCCCGCCCGCGAATTACCTATTGAGGGGGTGGACAGCAACATGATTTTGAGCCGCATGCAATTGGCCAACAAGCGCATTGTGGGTAAGGACGAAAGCATACAGATAATAAAGAATGAAAGACCCGAATTGCTGTTAACAGTAGGTGCGGGTGATATTGATACTTTGGTTAAACCTTTAAAACAAGCCCTGGAGTATGTTTAA